In Leifsonia sp. AK011, the genomic stretch CATGGGGCAAAACTGTTTCCACAGCGAAACAAAAGCAGGCCAGCATGTGACGATGTTTCAGTTAACGCTGGAGCGCCTACCCGCGTCGAAAGTCGGGTGCGCGCTTCTCGATAAAGGCAGCCATCCCCTCGGCGCGACCCTCCGTCGCGAACAGCTCGATGAACTCATGGCGCTCGAAAGCGAGACCCTCATCGAGGGATGCCTCGAACACACGATTCACGGCCGCCTTGGCGGCCACGTTCGCGGGCCGCGACCGCGCTGCGATCTCGTTCGCAACGGACAGAGTCTCCTCGAGGAGTGTCTCCACGGGGTAGACGCGCGCGACCAGCCCGTACTGCAGTGCTTCGGCCGCACCTATCGTGCGACCCGTGAGCACGAGGTCCATGGCGGCCGCCTTGCCGATGGCGCGGGTCAGACGCTGCGACCCGCCCATGCCGGGGATGATGCCGAGGGTGATCTCGGGCTGCCCGAACTTGGCCGTCTCGGAGGCGTAGATCATGTCGCACGACATCGCGAGTTCACAGCC encodes the following:
- a CDS encoding enoyl-CoA hydratase-related protein, encoding MTETIRTDTRGSVGLITLNRPQALNALNGTVLHELLEAAEAFGADPGIGAIVVTGSEAVFAAGADIKAMAELTYEEVSANDPFAEWDRFAAIPIPVIAAVSGYALGGGCELAMSCDMIYASETAKFGQPEITLGIIPGMGGSQRLTRAIGKAAAMDLVLTGRTIGAAEALQYGLVARVYPVETLLEETLSVANEIAARSRPANVAAKAAVNRVFEASLDEGLAFERHEFIELFATEGRAEGMAAFIEKRAPDFRRG